The window GTCGCGCCCGAGTTGCTGGCGGCATTGGCGCAGACCGAAAGCACCGGCAATCCGGTCGCGCGCACCTATTGGCGCAAGCAGCTGACCTGGAACCCGCTTGCCATCTACAAACCAGCATCGAGCGCGGTCGGCCTGTTCCAGATGACCGATCCGGCTTTCGCCGAGGCGAGCCGCTCCTGCATCCGCCGGCACACCGTGGTGGCCGACGAGTGCTGGTTCAACAGCTTCTACATCCGCGCCCTGCCAAGCCACGCGATCGAGCTCGCGTCGATCTATTTGGACCGCCAGGTCGCCGGCGTTCTCACCGCCGTGCCCAACGCAAAAGCGACCCCGCGGCAGAAGCAGGACCTCGCCACCCTGATCCATCTCTGCGGCGCCGGCCCTGCCCGCGCCTTCGCGCGCCGCGGCTTCCAGCTGGCCGCAGGCGAGCGCTGCGGCGATCATCTCGCGTCGGCCTATCTCGCCAAGGTCAATGTGATGAAGCGGCGGTTCGTGCGCCTGGCCGCGAACGAGCGGGATTAGGCGAAGTACCAGCGCTCCGG is drawn from Bradyrhizobium prioriisuperbiae and contains these coding sequences:
- a CDS encoding transglycosylase SLT domain-containing protein, which encodes MGERLAAIPTSVRIACVAVIILALLPLANLAYQVVRKPTELLFFVEGALHKEPTETWRQYGALFREYSTDTVAPELLAALAQTESTGNPVARTYWRKQLTWNPLAIYKPASSAVGLFQMTDPAFAEASRSCIRRHTVVADECWFNSFYIRALPSHAIELASIYLDRQVAGVLTAVPNAKATPRQKQDLATLIHLCGAGPARAFARRGFQLAAGERCGDHLASAYLAKVNVMKRRFVRLAANERD